The following DNA comes from Anopheles coustani chromosome 2, idAnoCousDA_361_x.2, whole genome shotgun sequence.
CATCTCGCCTGGTAAGACGGGAAAGCTGTTTACGTTATGAGAAGagacgaagaacaaaaaagcaagCAAAGTCCAACGTTACAGGGGGTTTATCGCTGATTAGGCAAATAGACGATCTTGACGATTTTGTTTCCACCGAAGGCGCTCGGCAATGGATGGCCATATCGGTGTCCGGAGCGATTGTGTGATTGTTTTGTGGCTGTTATCTAATTTGCTTTCGATAATAGCAGAATCTCGATTACCGTCGCCTGTTGCGTGTGTCCGCTTGCGAGATGGATGTACGGCTTCTAATGGAAAAACAACCTGAAACACTTTTGATCTTAACATTTTTGTTCGCTGATTATTTTGCTAAGATGTAGTTAGAAACAAGTTTTTCTAACCTTCTAACtacatcgaaaaaaaaatccatgtaTGTGAACATGCACGCTACTGGAATGCGACGTTAAACGCCGTAGAAGTTAATTGCATCGCTGATTGCAAGGTAATGCAACCGCCGTCGTGCATCGACCAGCGTCATCAGAAGCGTATCAAAAATACGCCAACCGGGCATGCACTGCGTCTTCTTATCATAACCGCTTGCATTCTCCCCGCTCTCGTCGACACCCAGTCCTCCCTAGCCAATCGATCGCGTCCGATAGTTCGCATACGTCCTTATCGGCCGTCGTCGACGCAGCTGTGCCGTGTACCTGGCATACACACCCCAAACCGATGCTTTTCGAAACAGGTCATTCCAGACCGATAACGCCCATATGGTGCTTAGCCACAATTgaaagcgtgtgtgtgtgtgttggtaagGGAAGCGGAGTGCCTTTCTTTTGGGGCacgaaaatcttttccaaactTCGGTACTCGGGTCGGCACTAGCTGATACGGTGCGGTGCGTGATCCTGATAGGCGTCGGTACTACACGACCGTGGCCCGGCCCGGCAGAGCGCAGTCACTGTTTAACCTTACACCCGTGCTGAGCGCGTGCACACCGGTGGATTATACCCCGGATGTAGGGTCGGGTCTTGCTCGATAGTTAATGTTCACCCAGTTACGTACCGGTGCTGTTGTGTTTCGTGTTCGGGTTGGTGTACACTGTGCACTTAGGTAGGCGTGTTCAAGCTTAGTAAGTGTCAAGACAAAAGGGCGGACGCAGCCGCAGGAACGTCCTGGCCTGACCCGGCATATATGGTGCCTAACGTGTTGTGTGCTAATCACATGGTTTGATTGTTTCTCGATCGCAGGTGTCCAACATGGGGAAAATCGAGTGGGCACCTCTGAATGTGCCGATGCGGCGACGGCTGGAAACTCTGTCGACGGCGTTGTGGATGTGGTTGATTCTGTTCGGCGAGCTGGGCATGCTGATATCCTACTTCGTCCTGCTGGTAACTAGTCGTATCCCTCCTATTCCAGCTCAAGCAGATTCCCGACTAACCATCACCTTACTGTTTCGTACACAGATCTATGGTAATTTATTCATCAAAACGTTGTGCGTTATCTACGGTTACTTCATCTACACCGATCGTAAAATAACTCTCAACGGAGGTCGGGGCCAGGGGTAAGTCAAACGCCACGATGACAGATGATCCAGCGTGTTGCCTAACGTACCTCTTTCTCCACGTGCAGAGTAAAATGGTGGCGCGATCTATTCTGGTGGAAGCTGTACCAGAGCTACTTCCCCGCCAAGCTTCACAAGACGGTCGATCTGGATCCCAACCGTAACTACATCTTTGCGGCCTTCCCCCACGGTGTTCTTGGGTAAGTGACGGCTACGAGAGTTCGGCCAAGTTCTAGAAAACACAGTCTAAGTGCGCCGAAATTACGCAGCGACCATTACCACAACGCAAAACGTTTGTCCGCTGGTTGATTGAACCTCGAGGCACTAACGCGCGGATGGTGGGTCGAAATCATCGTCAATCGAGCGCTGATAAGATACGACTCCGGCCGCAAATGCAATGCCCGAATGGAACGAACTAAACCAATTTTCGGTAGCTACGAGCCGCGGCTTCAACGGTCCAAAGTATCAcacttttaattttgtttacaactATACACGTGTATGTTGGTGGACGATTTTTGATAAGGGAAACAAAGCGAGAGCAGCAAAAAGCTATGCTTTTTTGGGAGCTTAACTATTTCCCCATCGGTTGGCTTGCCTTTATCTAAACAGGTTAACGATCGGTAAACGTGATTTGGTAATTTTCAACCATATCTGGGATTCATATCTCGAAAGTTTATTTCCTAATTCATGCCTACAGATAAAGATACGCAAACATATTTCCAATATTTCCGATAGGGTCTCACATATTCGGTGTACAATTTTGTTTCGAATAAAAGCGTGGTTAACAGTATTAATTGAAGTCGATAAGAGTTTAAGTCCAATTCCCATCCATTGAAGGAATGAACAATAACAATATTTGCTTGCTAAAAATTAACCTGGTACGATAAGGAACTTGAGACAATTGATATCGCTTATCGGGTATAGGGCGGCAATGAGTTATCAGGGAATGTTTtagattcggtacacttgagtaTGTTGCAATAATTTCCCCGGTGCAGGATGAAATCGCGGCTCAATCTAAATATTTTCTAATCAACTGTTATTTTCCCTTACAGGTTGGGTGCGTTTATTAACTTCGCCACCAATGCGACCGGCTTCCATGATCACTTCCCCAAGATTCGATCGCGCCCGGTTACGTTAAACTTCCACTTTACGATACCATTCTTCCGCGAGCTGCTGCTGGGCTGGGGACTGACCTCCGCGAACCAGAACAGCATCCTGAGCCTGCTGAAGGCATCGAACAAACCGGAACATCCACTGAACGACGATGGCTTCACGGCGAACGCTGTCGTCATCGTGGTGGGAGGGGCGGCCGAATCGCTCCACTGCCGCCCGAACAACTACACGCTCGTCCTGCGTAAGCGGAAAGGCTTCTGCAAGCTGGCAATAAAGGCCGGTACCCCGATCGTCCCGGTCATAACGTTCGGCGAGGTGGACCTGTTCGATCAGCCACCGAATCCGCCCGGTTCCAAGCTACGCCGCTTCCAGGACTTCGTCAAGAACACGACCGGCATCGCGCCGGCTGCGTTCGTCGGACGAGGCTTCTTCCAGTACAGCTACGGTTTGATTCCGCGCCGGAAACCACTGAACACAGTTGGTAAGTGTATCAGCGTTCCTCTGGACGATCAAACAGCGAGCCTGACATACTTGCTTTTTCTTACCATTTACAGTCGGACCTCCGGTTGAAGTGACTCAGGTGGACGAACCCACCAACGAGCAGGTCGATGAGCTGCACGATCGTTTCTGTCGGGAGCTGGACGCGCTGTTCGAaacgcacaaatcgcgcttcATAGCTGACCACAAAAATGTCAAGCTTGTCATAGAGTAACAGCATAAGACCACCAACCTAAGTACCAGCTCATCATGTGAAAAGAAACTCCTAAGAGACACACTTCGCTAAACCAAAAACTAGGAAACAGATGCTCCTCAACCACTTTTCTTGCGCTGGCTCGTAAGATTTGTGCAGATAAAAAGCATCGTATTTAAACTCAACTATTTGAAGTTCGAAAAATGAGACTGTCAACGGATAATGAGCACACCGAGCCTTCatataattatttaaaatcctTCCCATTTTGAGGAGATTCGCTCAAGCTcggaaaagagaaaaggttaaaaaatgataaaaagtaATCCGTTAGGAAGCTTACGACCAGGTACCTTAAGCGAAGGTAGATGTAGCCATTACTTTGTGCATGTAATGTTTGTGCcgtattattgtttttttttttttggttttgaatgttttaatttgtggTTATGGTTGGGAAAAGGCCCATTTTCTGAttcgtaatttttttttctacaaaaagCTACAAAAAAGCATGTGCATGAtcaaaccaaacgaaacgaacgacgGAAGTATCAACTTCaacccctttttctttcgcgtTAAATGTTATCTAATGTAAGGATATGTAGCTAAACGGTAGCTAACGTGATTGTTGGAATAAttgcaaaggaaaacaaaaataaaaatcaaacttAGTTCAAAAACCTATATTGATATCATTCATCTAATAGTATAGCGGTTGAGTAGGGATAGGGGAATATTTATTAGGATTTCAGCAACTGAAAGGCGGACAACACGGACGACGACAGCCGTTCGAGGTGACTCACAGTCAGATGTCGATAGGTGAGTGTACCGATGGCGGCGATCGATGCTACTGTAGCTCCGTACAGGACGCGGGTGAGAATCTGAAAAGCATACAAAGTAGAGGAGATATCAATAGAAGGCCCATTATCATTTACAGAAGACGCCTATTCGATTCCACGGTGGCTTCAAGTGAATGGAATTGGTAAGGAATGTTTTCAATAACACGCTCACATCGAAATGGAACGCATCCTTGGGAACGTTCTGGACGGTAGTAGATAGCGCCATAATTAAAACGCCGAACGAAAATTGCACGGTTCGTTTGAATCGCTTCGCTATCGGAACGCTCATAGTAAATCGCAAACAGCAGTAGCTGCCATTGCGATAGTTAACGAAAAATAACCAATCAGAACAAGACCACATCTGCCATGTTTGACTGCCGGAGTGTATCGATTGTGTGTAAGTGAAAGTCCACcaagtgttgttttgttttcgttcagcACGGAAGCATTATATACCAACCTTATCCTGCCAGGCACGATTGGCGATGCACTTGCTGTAGCGCATGTGGGAGAACGACACGGAGTTGTAGAGTGGGACCCATGTGTTCGGCATCAGCCAGAACAGAAACTCGTCCAGCTTTTTCCGCAGCAGATACGATCGCTTGGTGACCAGATCGCGCATCTGTAATGAGTGAAATCGTGAAAATGAAGGACTCTCGCACATTGTAATAACTTAAAGCGGAGAAGATCCATACCTCAACATAGTTGTACATCGCAAGATCACAAATGGCATGTGCATCTTCCCAGCGTGTTTCACTGAATTCCGGTAAAATACGGCTCAGATCACTGCCATGCTTGTTGAACAGCTCCGACAGTACCGTGCAGTCCTCGAAGCCGGCGTTCATGCCCTGCCCGTAGAACGGCACCATGGCGTGAGCTGCATCGCCTACGATAAGTGCCTTCGAGCCAACGTGGTACGGGTTGCACTTGATCATCACCAGCGATTGGGGTTTGATCTTGAAGAAGTCCTTGATCAGTCGCTCGCGCCCAATCAAATCGATCGCATCCGGGAAGTACTGCCGGAAGAAATCCAGCAGAGCGTCCGCATCGGTAATACTGTGGAAATGGGTGAACGGCATGAACAGCGTCACCGTCCAGGTGCGGTCCTGGTTCGGCAGTGCGATCATCATGAACTTTCCTCGTGGCCAGATATGGAGGTAGTTGTGAGGCATCGCGAACTCCCCGGTCGCCGTCGGGGGAATGCAGAGCTCCAGGTAACCGTGCTCGATGTACGTCTGGCTGAAGTCGTACCGGGGTCGCTTGACGATCTCCTTCCGGACGGCACTGAACGCGCCATCGCAGCCAACAATCAGATCCGCTTTGGCACTCTTCACTTCCTTCGTCGCGGGGCTGTTGGAGAGGGAATAAAATGTACcgtaaaaaaacatttcacaaacAAACGCTGTTGTTGGGGGCCAAACGCTTATTCCATTCATATTACGTTGATTTACAACGCACTTCATTGGATCCCGTGACAAACACCCGATGCAGATAAGATCTTAAGCTGCTATCTCCCACTCAACATCGCAGGGGACACGGGCCCGAGATAAACAATTCGCTAGCCATTTCTCCTGATAACACTTGGTTGTAGATAGAAAGCAGAGCTCCCAAGCGCAGAAAGATCATACAAGACAAGAAATCTCCTCCGGGaccatacaaaaataaacatcaagCGGAGAGATATGAGTTGCCATTCAACAGGTTGGTGGTAGCATTAAGGGATCAGTTTATTACCCTACCATTTCCACATGCCGTCTGGGAAAACTGCAGACAAACTCGTGAACGCATGTCTGATTTCTTCGGGCGATATGGCGTGACGTTCGAGAGACATGTGTCCAGATATGAACCGTGCGTCTCTTGCCATCAATACGTGAAGGAAAATGCTTACGATAGAGATCATATCTCCGGAACCatttgttgttgatggtggGAACTAAAAGGTGCGTAACCATAGTAGCTTCGAGAGTGGGACTACCTTCGATAAGAGCTTCGATTAGTCTAACTGATGCCCTGTTTCGTCAACAAGGACCAAAACAACTGTTTGGTTTGAAAGCATTCCATTTGTTTCCGTGACTTCAGTGCTGTCTAATCTTTCTAAACAGGCACCATTCCTGCCCACTTATCACTATTGTCAACTCATTCATACTCACTCGACCATCGACAAATCTCCCTCGTCCAAGTTCGCACCGACCAGCTTGTGATTGAAGTGTAGATGAATGTTCGGGTACTTTTCGGCGGCTGACGGAAGTAGGAGTAGGAAAAACAAGGGAAACCTTAGTAACGTGCTCGAGACGCCGTACGATGATGAAGCCGCTCGAAGGCACTCGCCGTAATCTGACACCGAGCCTCGAACCTTCCAGTCGGCCCCCCACCCTCTTGGTCGCCTGCCCACAACTTACCATTCAGGAGCACCTCGTTCAGGTGCTTTCGGCCAACGGAGTAGATGCACTGGTTGGTGTTGGCATCGTACGGAACCACCTTCCGGCTGCCGCTCAGATCGTGTAGCATCCGGCCCGACATCGGAATACCATGCCCGAGCAGGGCTTCCTCTAGGCCGACCTCGGCGAGCGCACGCCGACCACGTGCCGATAGGGCCAGGTTGATACTGCGTCCGATGACCAGCTCGGCCGTGCGTATGTCTGTGAACAAAACCTTCGCATTCAGGTATGATCTGCTTGGGTGGCCCAAAATTTAACTGATCTTACCTTCTCGGTACTCGTACAGGTTCACTTCGTGACCCTTCTTGCCCAGATGCAGCGCCAGCAGGGATCCAACCTTGAAATACGATGCAACATAAAATTACGCAACAAATTAATACAgtgcaaaaattaatttaaaaacgttCGGCACATTAACCTAAGAATAGACAACATAGAAAACATCTCGATGTTAAGTGTTATCTGCAACCTTCAATCGTTTATTTCTTGTGCATGGTCAGTGAACTCGTTACAAAGTAAATTGGTATTCATCATcgcaaaacggaaacaaaaccaaaaatgaaGAAGTTCATTAAATTCCCGAATACGTACGAGATTACAGACAAAATTAACAGATAGGCCGCGTTAATTAAGAAAATCGTCTAATCTACCCCGGCGGAAGATGAAAAAGTGTAGTATTCTTTAGTTGATAAATGTGTCGTTTGACTGGTCACTTTTACCATCACTTTGCAAGCGAAACTCGAGATGagggtttagttttattttccgacTTCGAGGACTTAGAAGGATCTCG
Coding sequences within:
- the LOC131267212 gene encoding 2-acylglycerol O-acyltransferase 2-A-like, producing the protein MGKIEWAPLNVPMRRRLETLSTALWMWLILFGELGMLISYFVLLIYGNLFIKTLCVIYGYFIYTDRKITLNGGRGQGVKWWRDLFWWKLYQSYFPAKLHKTVDLDPNRNYIFAAFPHGVLGLGAFINFATNATGFHDHFPKIRSRPVTLNFHFTIPFFRELLLGWGLTSANQNSILSLLKASNKPEHPLNDDGFTANAVVIVVGGAAESLHCRPNNYTLVLRKRKGFCKLAIKAGTPIVPVITFGEVDLFDQPPNPPGSKLRRFQDFVKNTTGIAPAAFVGRGFFQYSYGLIPRRKPLNTVVGPPVEVTQVDEPTNEQVDELHDRFCRELDALFETHKSRFIADHKNVKLVIE
- the LOC131267211 gene encoding kynurenine 3-monooxygenase → MPSEPTGSSFKRKSRKRIIVYDNPYPTKMATKSGQYVRTNTNGMQSQPLDVAIVGGGLVGSLLALHLGKKGHEVNLYEYREDIRTAELVIGRSINLALSARGRRALAEVGLEEALLGHGIPMSGRMLHDLSGSRKVVPYDANTNQCIYSVGRKHLNEVLLNAAEKYPNIHLHFNHKLVGANLDEGDLSMVDPATKEVKSAKADLIVGCDGAFSAVRKEIVKRPRYDFSQTYIEHGYLELCIPPTATGEFAMPHNYLHIWPRGKFMMIALPNQDRTWTVTLFMPFTHFHSITDADALLDFFRQYFPDAIDLIGRERLIKDFFKIKPQSLVMIKCNPYHVGSKALIVGDAAHAMVPFYGQGMNAGFEDCTVLSELFNKHGSDLSRILPEFSETRWEDAHAICDLAMYNYVEMRDLVTKRSYLLRKKLDEFLFWLMPNTWVPLYNSVSFSHMRYSKCIANRAWQDKILTRVLYGATVASIAAIGTLTYRHLTVSHLERLSSSVLSAFQLLKS